DNA from Coffea arabica cultivar ET-39 chromosome 10c, Coffea Arabica ET-39 HiFi, whole genome shotgun sequence:
GTAAAAATGCGTCTGTTCCCGGGAGATAGAATACTTTCTCATACGACAACAGCAAATTAACAGAGGTGGGATCGGTCATACCTATGGAGTATAATTTTTCATGCCCGAGGGAGGAATGAGACTGGTTCTTATGgatgcttttaatgattttaacCTGAAGCAATTGTGTTAACTTGAGGTTCTTGACTACTCTTCTAAATTCTACATGTTTTGTGTGCATGAAAAGTTTAAACCTGTATTCTTCTCGAGCTAGCAGGACACTGCAGTTTGCCGTTGTTATAGATGCCTGTTTTTGGTTGATGCTTTGCTTTGGTAAAAGTCTACGTTGTATCAGCTATATTGAGTGTCTTCCATGTGTTTTACCGATTACTGCATCTTTTATGCATTAATCTTCTGGCACTACTTCAAGGTTCTAATATGTACCATGACTTGATCCTTTTTATAGGTTGTGGTGGATTTTACAGCTTCATGGTGTGGACCTTGCCGTTTCATTGCTCCAATTCTAGCAGAGTTTGCCAAGAAGCTTCCCCATGTCATCTTTCTCAAAGTAGATGTGGATGAACTGAAGGTGGATTTCTCTTTCTAATTGCGTGTTATCgtactaatatttttttaaatataaacaGCTTAGCATACTGAGTGGATTAgcgatttttctctttttctttagtGGATTTCTTGGCTGAATTTTTAATTGCATGTGCAGACTGTTGCTGAGAAATATGAAGTGGAGGCAATGCCGACGTTCATCTTCTTCAGGGATGGAAACATTGTGGAGAAATTTGTCGGTGCAAAGAAAGATGAACTTCTGCAAGTTATTACCAAGCATGCTACTGCTGCTGATACTGCTActcctgctgctgctgctactgCTACTACTGCTTCTGTTTCAGTTTGATTCACCATGGAAACAAACTTTTTAATAAGGAACTTTATCCGTCAGTGATTGTCGTAGCAAGGATGTTATAAATTTCTAGATGTAGTGGATGTGATTGTGTGTTTACTTTTCCATGGTTTTCATCCAGTGTCTGCTAGATTTTACTTTTctataaataatcaaattcctCGTTTATCTAGTTAACTACTCTCCTTAATCCTTATTCTCATCAGCTTTTGTCCCTCTGATGCGAACTTCCTCGAGAGGTCATTGTGTTCTAACTGGTAACTCTTATGCATAGTTCTCCGACATAGTCTAGAGAAAAATTGCCCTACCAAGTAATTTGCACCCTTCACTCTGGATTCTGGAACCCCCGAGCTACAAAATGTAAATAGTTGGCTGGGAATGGCCGTGGGCAGACGATGAATGGAGCTCACCTTTGAAGGCCTCAATTACAATCAAACCAAACGCCTCAAATGAAGAGGGAAAGGGGATCATCCTTGGTCTTGGCCATAAGATAATAAAGAGAATTAAAGCTCATAACAGCCTTGCACAACAAAAAAGTTGGCTAAGATAATAAAGAGAATTAAAGCTCATAACAGCCTTGCACAACAAAAAAGTGCCAACTATCGGCACAAAGGGTCCTCTTAACCGTTTCCCGATGAATTGGACAGATCAGCTACTAAAATCAGTATACGACATTTTCTGGATTACTTCATTTTCTTGAGGCTAGGAATATTGTTGTAACACTGAAAATCTTCAGATGACTTAAATTTGAGGAAGGAGATCTTAAACGACTATCAACTAGGCTCAAAACTGCTGGAGAATAGTTACACTTGGAACTGATGGCTTATTTGAACAAGTTATCGCTCGTTCCTGCCTACCCTCCAAAATTAATGAACTCTCCAAAACTATGGACAATTGGGATACAGTGAACTTCGGAGCAACTGAAGGCCATGGTTCAAGACTGTCATCAATTTGTCAATCCGGAAAGTCAAAACTCTTCCTTATCCACCTTCAGCAGCACTGCTTCTTTCCTCCCTTCGTTCCTGTTCTACGTGAATAATCTTCATTATACTGCTATCCATATTCTTTACATTCTACCACCACTCACCCCATAATGGAATCTGAAAATTTGGAAACTGAGGTTGAACAAATTGCTTCAACAGATAATCTCTTCAACTGATTTGGGCACGGATCAGACCCAAAGAAATTGTCAGAGACCGTGGCCCTGCAATTTTCTTGCCCAAGGCACATCTGCAAGATTGCAACTACATCAGTATAAATATCTCACTGGCAAATTTGGTTTGAAGTATGTGAGAATATGTTAAACATATAGTGAAAAAGAGGAGTCTTGTATGAGTGCCTTTTCTATAACTGCATGCGAATTTTTTGCATGGCAAGTTCCTAGCTGATAGGCACCACATGTTCCTGAAGGAGTCCCGAAACTTGCAAACTTGATGCCTGAAATAGTCTGTCCTGCTGCACACTCCAGGTGAATTTTGGCCTGGCGAAGCATTTCACTCTCTCCATTGCTGTcaatatgccaatttactatggtGGGGCGGTGCTCTTGCGCACTAGCACAAACACTTGTAGTTGCTCTCTTCACTAGAGATATTTTTGATGCATCTCCACCTATTTCTTCAAAAAGCACCAGCAAATTCTGGGATGGCTTCAACCAGGACCTGGGCACATGGTACCTGATAGACAAGTTCAAAGGTGAAGAGAAACATTTACTACATCCTATTCTGAAGTTAAACTAACCTTATTTTCAAGGAGTACCTAAAGATAAAAGGATAGGAATGACAGAATATTACCAATGCTGTGTTGGTTGACCGCAGCCCAGTTGACATTTTGAAACTCGGAATGTTCCAGAATATTGGCAAGTGCCACAGTTACCATTTGCATTAGTTATCCAATATCTTCCAATACTTTGCCCATTGATCCATACTTGACCCTTACCCATGCTTTTCATGTCCAAGGCCAAGGGCTCATTCCCCATTGGAGCATCAAAGTAAGCCTGCAAGTGTCAGATGAGCTTCAAGTTCCTCCAGTCAGCACCTATTGAACATTTCATAGTCtgtgatttattaatattttaccTTGTACCATTTTAGAGGCTGCTGACCATTGACCACCAATGACCCAGGTATCCATTCAACAGAGGAGACCCCATTTGGAGAGACTAAATTCATTAACTCTCCTTTCAAGCCAACCTATGTAAGATAAAGGGATTTTAGGACACATTGACAAGAATATACAAAAACGACCTACTCTGTCGCAATTACCTTGTAGGTCCATTTTTGCCACGATAATTCTTTGTGACCTTGGTCAAGACCATGCAGCACCACTGGCCCCAGAATTCCTATGTTCCAATTCTCAAAATGTATGCCGTTGTTCTTCAAAGTAATGCAACAATGCCATCATTATTTATCATAGATAAGTCTACTTGTTTATGAAAGCAGAGAAGTTGAGTTCTATTGACTTTCCTTTGGTTTTGAAGAACACCAGGACCATGGAGCTCAATTAGTCAATCATGACTTCTTGATAAGTCTTAGACCAAGTTACAATATGAAGCAAACTGATTGAGAAACTACTTACTGGTAGTCCGACAGCTATACTCAGCAGGGCAATCCTATTCGTTCCAGCTAGAAGGTTTACAGGTCCATTGAATCTAACACTAATACTCTGATGTGTACCGTAAGCTGATCCTGTATAATGGAGTGAAGTGCAGAAGGTTTCAGCTAAGATCTACTGTTAAAGAACATGAGTCCTGGTTAAGAGTAACCTGGACATATTACCTGATAGCTTCCCATTTATAAAGACATGTACTGCATGACCTCTTGACTGCACAAAGAGAGTTGGGTTTTGTCGTCCCCGAAAAAATGACTCTGATGGACTGATGTCAATGCTGGATTGCAAGAAGAAAAGTATTATTAAGTTGGACCCATTGGAGATGGGGATCCAAAAGATTACCATTCATAATGACTTGAAAACCTCAAAAATGTCTTGAAAGACTACACTTGTACTTAATGATGAACATGCATTAGCAACTATCATGTTTTTACCATCCTCTTTTCATATCAATGAAATTGTAATTCCATACAAGGAGTACTTCCCGAAGTTTTGCTTAATAGTTGAAATCACGAAGCAGCATATGAGATGGAGAATTAAAGTTTGGGGAGGTAGTTTTAAAGGTGATCAAGATTATATTTACCTGGTCATGTACCACAAATAATCAGTGTTATCTCTTGTGATATTCAGCTGCTCCAGAAGTCCAACAGCTGTCAAAGTTGAACCGTCTTCCAGAGAAGATATGTCTTCACCATAGGTCTCCCAGGAG
Protein-coding regions in this window:
- the LOC113715093 gene encoding thioredoxin H-type-like — protein: MAAEEGQVIGCHSVDQWNEHFTKGVESKKLVVVDFTASWCGPCRFIAPILAEFAKKLPHVIFLKVDVDELKTVAEKYEVEAMPTFIFFRDGNIVEKFVGAKKDELLQVITKHATAADTATPAAAATATTASVSV